One region of Vigna angularis cultivar LongXiaoDou No.4 chromosome 10, ASM1680809v1, whole genome shotgun sequence genomic DNA includes:
- the LOC128194336 gene encoding uncharacterized protein LOC128194336 gives MTSSSGKRIKTLSTKEKETKRKDKEQFYSKKFRTPAHERYFPAVEGRRLLMERKVANIPSLAPQFERELNKRDWGHLETYPFPANVDIVKEFYTNAKALEGEDETYFSYVRGKKVAFNADTIDFFLGVEWEGEQCQFAMSMLEGVDYKDMERTLCVLGGHF, from the coding sequence ATGACATCTTCTTCAGGCAAAAGGATTAAGACCCTTAGTAccaaagaaaaggaaacaaagaGGAAGGACAAGGAGCAGTTCTACTCAAAGAAGTTCAGAACTCCTGCTCATGAAAGGTACTTCCCAGCTGTAGAGGGAAGGAGATTGCTGATGGAAAGGAAGGTGGCCAACATACCTTCTTTGGCTCCTCAATTTGAAAGGGAGCTGAACAAGAGAGACTGGGGCCACCTGGAAACCTACCCCTTTCCTGCCAATGTAGACATTGTCAAAGAGTTCTACACAAATGCAAAAGCATTGGAAGGAGAGGATGAGACGTACTTTAGCTACGTAAGAGGTAAGAAGGTTGCCTTTAATGCCGACACCATTGACTTTTTTCTTGGTGTAGAGTGGGAAGgggagcaatgtcagtttgccaTGTCCATGCTAGAAGGAGTTGACTATAAGGACATGGAGCGAACCCTATGTGTGCTTGGAGGGCACTTTTAG